A genomic window from Synechococcus sp. CBW1107 includes:
- the purB gene encoding adenylosuccinate lyase: MIERYTLPEMGRIWSEEAKFQSWLDVEIAACDANCQLGRVPQDAMAEIRERARFEVPRILEIEAEVRHDVIAFLTNVNEHVGDAGRFIHVGMTSSDVLDTGLALQLKASVAALRVELDELAAALRTLATEHKDTVMIGRSHAIHGEPITFGFKVAGWLAETERNRERLERLAQVVAVGQISGAMGTYANTDPQVEALTCASLGLEPDTASTQVIGRDRHAEYVQTLALVGTSLERFSTEIRNLQRTDVLEVEENFAKGQKGSSAMPHKRNPIRSERISGLARVLRSYTIAALENVALWHERDISHSSVERMMLPDCSCTLHFMLREMTEVVKGLGVYPENMSHNLNVYGGVVFSQRVLLALVESGLSREDAYRIVQRHAHDAWNRDGGDFRANLAADPVVVASLDPSQLDACFSTDLHRAQLEVIWERLGI; encoded by the coding sequence TTGATCGAGCGTTACACCCTGCCCGAGATGGGCCGCATCTGGAGCGAAGAGGCCAAATTCCAGAGCTGGCTTGATGTGGAGATCGCCGCCTGCGACGCCAATTGCCAGCTGGGACGGGTGCCTCAGGACGCCATGGCTGAGATCCGGGAGCGGGCGCGCTTCGAGGTGCCCCGCATCCTGGAGATCGAGGCCGAGGTCCGCCATGACGTGATCGCCTTCCTCACCAACGTGAATGAGCACGTGGGCGATGCGGGCCGCTTCATCCACGTGGGCATGACCAGCTCCGATGTGCTCGACACAGGCCTGGCCCTGCAGCTCAAGGCCTCGGTGGCGGCGCTGCGGGTCGAGCTCGATGAGCTGGCTGCCGCGCTGAGGACCCTGGCCACGGAGCACAAGGACACGGTGATGATCGGTCGCTCCCATGCGATCCACGGCGAACCGATCACCTTCGGCTTCAAGGTGGCGGGCTGGCTCGCCGAAACGGAGCGCAACCGGGAACGGCTGGAGCGGCTGGCCCAGGTGGTGGCGGTGGGTCAGATCAGTGGGGCCATGGGCACCTACGCCAACACCGACCCCCAGGTCGAGGCCCTCACCTGCGCCAGCCTGGGGCTGGAGCCCGACACCGCCAGCACCCAGGTGATCGGCCGTGACCGCCATGCGGAATACGTGCAGACCCTGGCGCTGGTAGGCACCTCCCTGGAGCGGTTCTCCACTGAGATCCGCAATCTGCAGCGCACCGATGTGCTGGAGGTGGAGGAGAACTTCGCCAAGGGGCAGAAGGGCAGCTCGGCGATGCCCCACAAGCGCAACCCCATTCGCAGCGAGCGGATCAGCGGTCTGGCACGGGTGCTGCGCAGCTACACGATCGCCGCCCTGGAGAATGTGGCCCTCTGGCACGAGCGCGACATCAGCCACAGTTCGGTGGAGCGGATGATGCTGCCCGACTGTTCCTGCACCCTGCACTTCATGCTGCGGGAGATGACGGAGGTGGTGAAGGGTCTCGGAGTGTATCCCGAGAACATGAGCCACAACCTGAATGTCTACGGCGGGGTGGTGTTCAGCCAGCGGGTGCTGCTGGCCCTGGTGGAGAGCGGCCTCAGCAGAGAAGACGCCTACCGGATCGTGCAGCGCCACGCCCACGACGCCTGGAACCGCGACGGGGGCGACTTCCGCGCCAACCTGGCCGCCGATCCCGTGGTGGTCGCCAGCCTTGACCCGTCCCAGCTCGACGCCTGCTTCTCCACCGACCTGCACCGCGCCCAGCTGGAGGTGATCTGGGAGCGGCTGGGGATCTGA
- a CDS encoding TlyA family RNA methyltransferase, producing MAGKQRLDQHLVWLGLAASRQQAQQLIRAGRVRSGDRVLDKPGQEVAPDLRPEVEHPPRFVSRGGEKLVAALEAFPLRVPGRVCLDGGISTGGFSDCLLQHGAERVYGIDVGYGQTAWSLRTDPRVVLRERTNLRRLTPEQLYGPEDPWPDLAVADVSFISLALVLPALRALLQPGWAEAVLLVKPQFEVGRERVGKGGVVRDPLAHAEAITAVIAAAAPLGLWAWGLIASPLTGPAGNHEYLLWLRSDPAPADALVADDSIRALVSRTLTAG from the coding sequence ATGGCAGGCAAGCAGCGGCTCGATCAGCATCTGGTGTGGCTGGGCCTGGCAGCAAGCCGTCAGCAGGCGCAGCAGCTGATCCGTGCCGGACGGGTGCGCAGCGGCGACCGGGTGCTCGACAAGCCCGGCCAGGAGGTGGCTCCGGATCTGCGGCCCGAGGTGGAGCACCCGCCCCGCTTCGTCTCCCGTGGCGGTGAGAAGCTGGTGGCGGCCCTGGAGGCCTTCCCCCTGCGGGTGCCGGGGCGCGTCTGCCTCGACGGCGGCATCTCCACCGGTGGCTTCAGCGACTGCCTGCTCCAGCACGGCGCCGAGCGGGTCTACGGCATCGATGTGGGCTACGGCCAGACCGCCTGGAGCCTGCGCACCGACCCTCGGGTGGTGCTGAGGGAGCGCACCAACCTGCGCCGCCTCACTCCCGAGCAGCTCTATGGCCCTGAGGATCCCTGGCCAGACCTGGCGGTCGCCGACGTCTCGTTCATCTCCCTGGCCCTGGTGCTGCCGGCTCTGCGAGCCCTGCTTCAGCCCGGCTGGGCCGAGGCCGTGCTTCTGGTGAAACCTCAGTTCGAGGTGGGTCGCGAGCGGGTCGGCAAAGGCGGCGTGGTGCGTGACCCTCTCGCCCATGCCGAGGCGATCACGGCGGTGATTGCCGCCGCGGCCCCGCTTGGCCTCTGGGCCTGGGGCCTGATCGCCTCACCGCTCACGGGTCCCGCCGGCAACCACGAATATCTGCTCTGGCTGCGTTCGGATCCTGCACCGGCGGATGCCCTGGTGGCGGACGACTCGATCCGCGCCCTGGTGAGCCGCACCCTCACGGCCGGCTGA
- a CDS encoding P-II family nitrogen regulator: MKKVEAIIRPFKLEDVKVALVNAGIVGMTVSEVRGFGRQKGQVERYRGSEFTVEFLQKLKLEVVVDDDRVDTVVTAIQDAARTGEIGDGKIFISSVGTVIRIRTGDRDSTAI, encoded by the coding sequence ATGAAAAAAGTTGAGGCCATCATTCGTCCGTTCAAGCTGGAAGATGTCAAGGTGGCTCTGGTGAATGCCGGCATCGTTGGCATGACGGTGAGTGAAGTGCGCGGCTTCGGCAGGCAGAAGGGCCAGGTGGAGCGCTACCGGGGTTCTGAATTCACCGTGGAATTCCTGCAGAAACTCAAGCTCGAAGTGGTGGTCGACGACGACCGGGTCGACACCGTGGTGACCGCCATCCAGGATGCAGCCCGCACGGGCGAGATCGGCGACGGCAAGATCTTCATCAGCTCCGTGGGTACGGTCATCCGCATCCGCACCGGCGACCGCGACAGCACCGCGATCTGA
- a CDS encoding DUF4278 domain-containing protein encodes MTQDQLVYRGVPYDTHQHQVLLSVEPVEHVYRGVHYRMPLKHEPQPVDESLELHYRGHSYHHRRQQAQRDLQAA; translated from the coding sequence ATGACCCAGGACCAACTTGTCTACCGGGGTGTCCCCTACGACACCCACCAGCACCAGGTGCTCCTCAGCGTCGAGCCGGTGGAGCATGTGTACCGAGGCGTTCACTACCGCATGCCGCTGAAGCATGAGCCCCAGCCCGTGGACGAAAGCCTCGAACTTCACTACCGCGGGCACAGCTATCACCACCGCCGGCAGCAGGCCCAGCGCGATCTGCAGGCGGCCTGA
- the queF gene encoding preQ(1) synthase: MSFPASSSTASSGSASSATSAVDVQEETVRPRYGERLISEEAPLICFDNPRRGRAYEVSIELPEFTCKCPFSGYPDFAVLRLIYQPGPSVLELKALKLYVNSWRDRSISHEEVANRILDDLVAAAAPVWMQLEADFNPRGNVHTVIRVSHGQRQPC, translated from the coding sequence ATGTCCTTCCCTGCCAGCTCCAGCACGGCCAGCTCAGGCTCCGCCTCCAGCGCCACCTCAGCCGTGGATGTCCAGGAGGAGACCGTCCGCCCGCGCTATGGCGAGCGACTGATCAGCGAGGAGGCCCCGCTGATCTGCTTCGACAATCCCCGCCGCGGCCGTGCCTATGAGGTGTCGATCGAGCTGCCGGAGTTCACCTGCAAGTGCCCGTTCTCCGGCTATCCCGACTTCGCCGTGCTGCGCCTCATCTACCAGCCCGGCCCGAGTGTGCTCGAACTCAAGGCCCTCAAGCTCTACGTGAACAGCTGGCGCGACCGCAGCATCTCCCACGAGGAGGTGGCCAACCGCATCCTCGATGATCTTGTGGCCGCCGCCGCGCCGGTCTGGATGCAGCTGGAGGCCGACTTCAATCCCCGTGGCAACGTGCACACGGTGATCCGGGTCAGCCATGGTCAGCGGCAGCCCTGCTGA
- a CDS encoding cytochrome c biogenesis protein ResB yields the protein MKVLSRLAAWISDLRLAIGLLLVIALASGLGTIIPQQDTAEVYHQAYDARPWLGLLDGDWILKLELDHVYASTWFLALLAWLGLSLVLCSWRRQWPALQTALRWIDYRSPRQLSKLSLAESLPTAQPRADLDTLAQVLKSQRWQLRTQSDRLAARRGILGRVGPLLVHAGLVVLMVGASWGALAGQRLERFLAPGHDLQLLNQRGENQMTLAVDAFRIERDPAGRPEQFRSELRLLDAEGEPLRRSEISVNHPLRFRGMTVYQADWALAAITVQLGRSPLLQLPLRSLPELGDQVWGLALPTRPDGSEPVLLALGSELGPIDVYSAQAQLIGRITPGGEALEIAGLPLKVVEVMPASGLLLKRDPGVPLVYGGFAIALLGGGLSLIATRQLWAIADDDQGQLHVGGLCNRNLTALANELPLLLEHLRAGAELSRAAADHG from the coding sequence ATGAAGGTCCTCAGCCGCCTGGCCGCCTGGATCTCGGATCTGCGGCTGGCCATCGGACTGCTTCTGGTGATCGCCCTGGCCAGTGGCCTGGGCACGATCATTCCCCAGCAGGACACGGCCGAGGTGTACCACCAGGCCTACGACGCCCGCCCCTGGCTGGGGCTGCTGGATGGCGACTGGATCCTGAAGCTGGAGCTGGACCACGTCTATGCAAGCACCTGGTTCCTGGCCCTGCTGGCCTGGCTGGGGCTCTCGCTGGTGCTCTGCAGCTGGCGGCGCCAGTGGCCCGCCCTGCAGACGGCCCTGCGCTGGATCGACTACCGCTCCCCCCGTCAGCTGAGCAAGCTGAGCCTGGCCGAATCGCTGCCAACAGCCCAGCCCCGCGCCGACCTCGACACCCTCGCCCAGGTGCTGAAGAGCCAGCGCTGGCAGCTCAGGACCCAGAGTGATCGACTGGCCGCCAGACGCGGGATTCTCGGCCGGGTGGGGCCGCTGCTGGTCCATGCCGGCCTGGTGGTGCTGATGGTGGGGGCGTCCTGGGGGGCCCTGGCCGGACAACGGCTGGAGCGCTTCCTGGCCCCCGGCCACGACCTGCAACTGCTCAACCAGCGCGGTGAGAACCAGATGACCCTGGCGGTCGACGCGTTTCGGATCGAGCGCGATCCCGCCGGGCGGCCGGAGCAGTTCCGCTCCGAGCTGCGCCTGCTCGATGCCGAAGGAGAGCCCCTGCGGCGCAGCGAGATCAGCGTCAACCATCCCCTGCGCTTCCGTGGGATGACCGTCTATCAGGCCGACTGGGCCCTGGCGGCGATCACCGTGCAACTGGGGCGCAGCCCTCTGCTGCAGCTGCCGTTGCGCAGCCTCCCTGAGCTTGGGGACCAGGTGTGGGGCCTGGCCCTGCCCACCAGGCCGGACGGATCCGAACCGGTGCTGCTGGCCCTGGGCAGTGAGCTGGGCCCGATCGATGTTTACTCGGCCCAGGCCCAGCTGATCGGCCGGATCACCCCCGGGGGCGAGGCCCTGGAGATCGCCGGTCTACCGCTGAAGGTGGTGGAGGTGATGCCAGCCAGCGGGCTGCTGCTGAAGCGGGATCCGGGAGTCCCGCTGGTGTACGGCGGTTTTGCCATTGCCCTGCTGGGCGGGGGCCTGAGCCTGATCGCCACCCGTCAGCTCTGGGCCATCGCCGATGACGACCAGGGCCAGCTGCATGTGGGCGGGCTCTGCAATCGCAACCTCACGGCGCTGGCCAACGAACTGCCGCTGCTGCTGGAGCACCTGAGGGCGGGGGCTGAGCTCAGCAGGGCTGCCGCTGACCATGGCTGA
- a CDS encoding cytochrome c biogenesis CcdA family protein, giving the protein MTGLPLSDLALWSEQLLQRSLSSPGPLTFTVVFSAGLLTSLGPCSLSLLPITVAYMAGFSSQEAPGRAWQRSLSFAAGIVAALVLLGGTTSLLGRLYGQVPGVVPTVVALLAVVMGLNLLGLVRLPLPAGPDPELWRQRVPAPLGPLAAGAAFGLAASPCTTPVLAVLLAWIAQQGQPMVGMLLLTCFGAGQVIPLMLAGTAAAAMPRLLALREGSRWIPPISGVVLLASGGLTLLAQLP; this is encoded by the coding sequence ATGACAGGCCTGCCCCTCTCGGATCTCGCCCTCTGGAGCGAGCAGCTGCTTCAGCGCTCCCTCTCATCGCCTGGGCCGCTGACCTTCACGGTGGTGTTCAGCGCTGGTCTGCTCACCAGTCTGGGCCCCTGTTCACTCTCGCTGCTGCCGATCACTGTGGCCTACATGGCCGGCTTCTCCAGCCAGGAGGCGCCTGGGCGGGCCTGGCAGCGCAGCCTCAGTTTCGCCGCAGGAATCGTGGCAGCCCTCGTGCTGCTGGGGGGGACCACCTCTCTGCTCGGGCGGCTCTACGGCCAGGTGCCCGGGGTGGTGCCCACCGTGGTGGCCCTGCTGGCGGTGGTGATGGGTCTGAACCTTCTGGGTCTTGTGCGGCTGCCCCTGCCTGCCGGTCCCGATCCCGAGCTGTGGCGGCAGCGGGTGCCAGCGCCTCTGGGCCCTCTGGCGGCCGGTGCCGCCTTTGGCCTGGCGGCCAGTCCCTGCACCACGCCGGTGCTGGCGGTGCTGCTTGCCTGGATCGCCCAGCAGGGACAGCCCATGGTGGGCATGCTGCTGCTCACCTGTTTCGGCGCGGGCCAGGTGATTCCCCTGATGCTGGCGGGCACGGCGGCTGCGGCCATGCCCCGACTGCTGGCCCTGCGGGAGGGCAGCCGCTGGATCCCGCCGATCAGTGGCGTGGTGCTGCTGGCCAGCGGCGGGCTGACCCTGCTGGCCCAGCTGCCATGA
- a CDS encoding FtsW/RodA/SpoVE family cell cycle protein encodes MTRRPRSQANSRSRNQLSVAEPSQSPPALIWSQWPAEARLLLVMVAIWCVAGLLILGSASWWVAARENGDAAFYIKRQAIWLVASWGLLWLAMRTSLRRWLRLAGPAVLIGGALIAFTLVAGSTVNGASRWLVIGPIQIQPSELVKPFVVLQGASLFARWKRIGLDQKMLWLGTFAILLLLILKQPNLSTAALTGLLLWFMALAAGLPLLSLLGTAAAGGALGIASIMVNEYQRLRVVSFLNPWRDAQGDGYQLVQSLLAIGSGGVLGEGYGLSTQKLQYLPIQSTDFIFAVFAEEFGYVGSVVLLLFLMLFGFVGLRVALGCRSNQQRLVAIGATTLLVGQSILNIAVASGSMPTTGLPLPMISYGGNSLLASLLTAGLLIRCSLESRGWESRPQRNRSTPGDGSSPNPAPIG; translated from the coding sequence ATGACCCGACGCCCCAGGAGCCAAGCCAACTCTCGATCGCGCAACCAGCTGAGCGTGGCGGAGCCCAGCCAGTCTCCCCCGGCCCTGATCTGGTCCCAGTGGCCCGCGGAAGCCAGGCTGCTGCTGGTGATGGTGGCGATCTGGTGCGTGGCCGGACTGCTGATTCTCGGCTCGGCCAGCTGGTGGGTTGCCGCCCGTGAGAACGGGGATGCTGCCTTCTACATCAAACGCCAGGCCATCTGGCTGGTCGCCAGCTGGGGACTGCTCTGGCTGGCGATGCGCACCTCCCTGCGGCGCTGGCTGCGGCTTGCCGGCCCGGCGGTGCTGATCGGGGGGGCCCTGATTGCCTTCACCCTGGTGGCCGGCAGCACGGTCAATGGGGCCAGCCGCTGGCTGGTGATCGGACCGATCCAGATCCAGCCCTCCGAGCTGGTGAAACCCTTTGTGGTCTTGCAGGGGGCTTCCCTGTTCGCCCGCTGGAAGCGCATCGGCCTGGATCAGAAAATGCTCTGGCTGGGCACCTTTGCCATCCTGCTGCTGCTGATCCTCAAGCAGCCCAACCTCAGCACCGCCGCTCTCACAGGATTGCTGCTCTGGTTCATGGCCCTGGCGGCCGGTCTGCCCCTGCTCTCGCTGCTGGGCACGGCGGCGGCCGGAGGAGCCCTGGGCATCGCCAGCATCATGGTGAACGAGTACCAGCGGTTACGGGTGGTCTCCTTCCTCAACCCCTGGCGCGACGCCCAGGGTGACGGCTACCAGCTGGTGCAGAGCCTGCTGGCGATCGGGTCCGGTGGGGTGCTGGGCGAGGGATACGGCCTCTCGACCCAGAAGCTGCAGTACCTGCCGATCCAGTCGACCGATTTCATCTTCGCGGTCTTCGCCGAGGAGTTCGGGTACGTGGGCTCTGTGGTGCTGTTGCTGTTCCTGATGCTGTTCGGTTTCGTGGGGCTGCGGGTGGCTCTGGGTTGCCGCAGCAATCAGCAACGGCTGGTGGCCATCGGAGCCACCACCCTGCTGGTGGGACAGTCGATCCTCAACATCGCCGTGGCCAGTGGCTCGATGCCCACCACGGGCCTGCCGTTGCCGATGATCAGCTACGGAGGCAACTCCCTGCTGGCCAGCCTGCTCACAGCCGGCCTGCTGATCCGCTGCTCGCTGGAATCCCGCGGCTGGGAGAGCCGTCCCCAGCGCAACCGATCGACCCCAGGTGACGGGTCCAGCCCCAACCCTGCCCCGATAGGCTGA
- a CDS encoding phycobilisome linker polypeptide: MRLFKITACIPCPEKVRTQRELQNTFFTKWVPYESWFAEQQRIMKQGGKILKVELVTGRRQVNVGN, translated from the coding sequence ATGCGCCTGTTCAAGATCACGGCCTGCATTCCCTGCCCTGAAAAGGTCAGGACCCAGCGGGAACTGCAGAACACCTTTTTCACCAAGTGGGTGCCCTACGAGAGCTGGTTCGCTGAACAGCAGCGGATCATGAAGCAGGGGGGCAAGATTCTCAAGGTTGAACTCGTCACGGGTCGCCGTCAGGTCAACGTCGGCAACTGA
- the apcB gene encoding allophycocyanin subunit beta: MQDAITNVINQSDVQGLYLDDSSIGRLEQYFSSGELRVRAAATVGANSAAIIKEAVAKTLLYSDITRPGGNMYTTRRYAACIRDLDYYLRYATYAMLAGDTSILDERVLNGLKETYNSLGVPIGATVQSIQAIKEAAASLVGPEAGRELGTYLDYISSGLGN; the protein is encoded by the coding sequence ATGCAAGACGCGATCACCAACGTCATCAATCAGTCCGACGTCCAGGGTCTCTACCTGGACGATTCCTCGATCGGACGGCTGGAGCAGTATTTCTCCAGCGGCGAACTCCGTGTCCGCGCAGCGGCCACCGTCGGTGCCAACTCGGCAGCGATCATCAAGGAAGCCGTCGCCAAGACCCTGCTGTATTCGGACATCACCCGTCCGGGCGGCAACATGTACACCACCCGTCGCTATGCAGCCTGCATCCGCGACCTGGACTACTACCTGCGCTACGCCACCTACGCCATGCTGGCCGGTGACACCTCGATTCTCGACGAGCGGGTGCTGAACGGGCTTAAGGAGACCTACAACTCCCTGGGAGTGCCCATCGGCGCCACCGTCCAGTCGATCCAGGCCATCAAGGAAGCCGCTGCTTCGCTGGTGGGCCCCGAGGCCGGTCGTGAACTCGGCACCTACCTCGATTACATCAGCTCCGGCCTGGGCAACTGA
- a CDS encoding allophycocyanin, whose protein sequence is MSIVSNSIINADAEARYLSPGELDQIKSFVAGGQRRLRVAQVLGENRERIVKQAGGALFQKRPDLISPGGNAYGEEMTATCLRDVDYYLRLVTYGVVAGDVTPIEEIGIIGAREMYRALGTPLEAMAEVVRELKNASLGLLTGADAEEAGFYFDYVIGALS, encoded by the coding sequence ATGAGCATCGTCTCCAACTCGATCATCAACGCGGACGCCGAAGCCCGCTACCTCAGCCCTGGCGAACTCGACCAGATCAAGTCCTTCGTCGCCGGCGGTCAACGCCGTCTGCGCGTGGCTCAGGTCTTGGGTGAGAACCGCGAGCGCATTGTGAAGCAGGCCGGCGGCGCCCTCTTTCAGAAGCGTCCCGACCTGATCTCACCCGGCGGCAACGCCTACGGCGAGGAAATGACGGCCACCTGTCTTCGTGACGTCGACTACTACCTGCGCCTGGTGACCTACGGCGTGGTTGCGGGTGACGTCACCCCGATCGAAGAAATCGGCATCATCGGCGCTCGCGAGATGTATCGCGCGCTCGGCACTCCTCTGGAGGCCATGGCCGAGGTCGTCCGTGAGCTCAAGAACGCCTCCCTGGGGCTGCTCACGGGAGCCGACGCCGAAGAGGCAGGCTTCTACTTCGACTACGTCATCGGCGCCCTCTCCTGA